The genomic region GCGGTAAGGTTAATTTTGATGCCGTTGCTTGCATACGGAATTTTATATTTACTCGGGGTTCCGGAACAAATAGTTTCAATTATTGTTACCGCTCTTGCAATGCCGGTGGCTGCGACCACTACGATCTTTGCCGACCTGTTTGACAAGGATGCGGTGTTTGCATCCAAGGCGGTGATGGTTTCAACAATACTGTCTGTCATTACCGCTCCGGTGATTGTGGCTCTGTTGTAGAATCAGACCTGTCTTTATCACCGAAATAGAACGCTTTTGCTTTTAAAAGCGCAGGGGCAATTGCAACGGTTATAACAATCCCGATTAACAGCTGAATTAAATTCATCGGAACGCTGAAGACCGGAGAGATGGGATTACCGTAGAGGATAAAATCGGCAATATAATATCCTATCACCATTACCGCTCCCGAACTCAGCATTCCAAGAATAACGCCGACGCCGATTCCTTCTATGTTCTTTTTTCTTACCATATACAGTATAATGGCGAACATTATGATTATAACTGCCGCAATCGCCGCCGTTAATTTCCACTGTGTATCCGAAGCTGCGTTAATAACGTTTTCAGGAGTATCTTCAAGAGCGGAAGCCAGGCTGTCCACCGAATAAACCACGGCCCTGGCAAGGGCGTTTTTTATAACGACAAAGAAAGCAACCCATACGGTAACGGTTGTTGCCGCTGAAATTACAATCTCTTTCCTGTTTCTGTGCCTTAGCACCAGTCCCATAACCAATGCCATTGATGATTTGATAATAAGTGTGGGTATTGCCCATTGGGCGTACTGGGAAAGAACATCGGAAAGCATTGAACCCACCCCCGATGCAAATGCCCCGTAAAACGGTCCCAGTATAAGGGTTGAAAGGAATATAAACCCGTCGCCGAGATGAATATAACCATTGACCGTGGGAATTTTTATGATGCTGGTGAACAAATACACAAGAGCCGTCATCAATCCTGTCAGGA from Thermoclostridium stercorarium subsp. stercorarium DSM 8532 harbors:
- a CDS encoding ECF transporter S component; amino-acid sequence: MKEMIRMNGNNGNLRKIILTGLMTALVYLFTSIIKIPTVNGYIHLGDGFIFLSTLILGPFYGAFASGVGSMLSDVLSQYAQWAIPTLIIKSSMALVMGLVLRHRNRKEIVISAATTVTVWVAFFVVIKNALARAVVYSVDSLASALEDTPENVINAASDTQWKLTAAIAAVIIIMFAIILYMVRKKNIEGIGVGVILGMLSSGAVMVIGYYIADFILYGNPISPVFSVPMNLIQLLIGIVITVAIAPALLKAKAFYFGDKDRSDSTTEPQSPER